In one Rhea pennata isolate bPtePen1 chromosome 15, bPtePen1.pri, whole genome shotgun sequence genomic region, the following are encoded:
- the PERCC1 gene encoding protein PERCC1 has protein sequence MHGPSSAALRVSPGPGGPPHATMAAGIIRHLAELRLPSPFPHALLLPAHPEPDFPDLSEEEEDEEEEDEEEEDEAAAEGAGGGQELASPSDAETTLQLLKFSELISCDIQRYFGRRGRDEDAEGWGAAEDCRSLRRSGRELCSGDLLRAARSGEPREEEAAPAGPRGRRAAGGAPQLGPLAELFEYGLRRCLQPPAADGKKQRLERKYAHITPMHKRKLPQSFWREPGPGPALHPSTPDFSDLLANWTAEPAPELPGAGRELPPEPGRPGPEAERSGAA, from the exons ATGCATGGCCCGTCCTCGGCAGCGCTGAG GGTGAGTCCGGGCCCCGGGGGGCCCCCACACGCCACCATGGCCGCGGGCATCATCCGGCACCTGGCCGAGCTGCGGCTGCCCTCGCCCTTCCCGCAcgccctgctgctgcccgcgCACCCCGAGCCCGACTTCCCCGACCTCtccgaggaggaggaagacgaggaggaggaggacgaggaggaggaggacgaggcaGCGGCGGAGGGCGCCGGTGGCGGGCAGGAGCTGGCCAGCCCCAGCGACGCGGAGACGACGCTGCAGCTCCTCAAGTTTTCGGAGCTCATCAGCTGCGACATCCAGCGGTATTTCGGGCGGAGGGGCCGGGACGAGGACGCCGAGGGCTGGGGCGCCGCCGAGGACTGCCGCTCGCTGCGCCGCTCCGGCCGGGAGCTCTGCTCCGGCGACCTGCTGCGCGCAGCGCGGAGCGGCGAGCCccgggaggaggaggcggcgccggcggggccgcggggccggcgggcggcgggcggcgcgccgcAGCTGGGGCCGCTGGCCGAGCTCTTCGAGTACGGCTTGCGCCGGTGCCTCCAGCCGCCGGCGGCGGATGGCAAGAAGCAGCGGCTGGAGAGGAAATACGCCCACATCACCCCCATGCACAAGAGGAAGCTGCCGCAGTCCTTCTGGAGGgagccgggccccggccccgcgctgcaCCCCAGCACCCCGGATTTCAGCGACCTCCTGGCCAACTGGAcggcggagccggcgccggAGCTGCCGGGTGCTGGGCGGGAGCTGCCGCCCGAGCCGGGCCGCCCGGGGCCGGAGGCCGAGCGCTCGGGCGCGGCGTGa
- the PTX4 gene encoding pentraxin-4, whose protein sequence is MLPACLLLATTCLQGSLALGPPAKPVLERLRRLEEQFRRFREVTLTHLQGIARNYNISYNIDARFEALARQGEAAAAALRDSRAALGAELARVAAATARLRRKVRRLEGKVGALGERRELRRLPDRQELRCLREAAWLGAPEQEPQGRAPARDLAEPPSRRQRPAEQPAAGRPPKARKLQAWHRQRERLRQEDDRREAVDHPRDVAWGPAAVGQPLPSLARIHQEQPPASEQPGTICNVGSTLLFPNASTENVAVFRTGLRAGLRALSLCAWVSTPAPYLGTLLSYATEDDDSKLVVHGRDRGLPGSVHFIIGDGEFRELPVAPLLDGKWHHLCLIWSSDQGQYRFYVDRRLLAAGSGFRQGYEIPAGGSLVLGQEQDEVGGDFDPSEAFVGQLAGLALWSRALMPGEVAGMATGRGLPPGPLLTLADASLQGWVLRAECACLERCL, encoded by the exons ATGCTGCCCGCGTGCCTGCTCCTCGCCACCAcctgcctgcagggcagctTGGCGCTGGGGCCGCCCGCGAAGCCGGTCCTCGAGCGGCTCCGGAGACTCGAGGAGCAG TTTCGCCGCTTTCGGGAGGTGACGCTGACCCACCTCCAGGGCATCGCCAGGAACTACAACATCTCCTACAATATCGACGCGCGGTTCGAGGCGCTGGCGCGGcagggcgaggcggcggcggcggccctgcgCGACTCGCGGGCCGCCCTGGGCGCCGAGCTGGCCCGTGTGGCCGCCGCCACGGCGCGGCTGCGGAGGAAGGTGAGGAGGCTGGAGGGCAAAGTGGGCGCCCTGGGCGAGCGGCGGGAGCTGCGCCGGCTGCCGGACCGGCAAGAACTGCGGTGCCTGCGGGAAGCCGCCTGGCTGGGCGCCCCGGAGCAGGAGCCGCAGGGCCGGGCTCCCGCGCGGGACCTCGCCGAGCCGCCGAGCCGGCGCCAGCGGCCGGCAGAgcagccggcggcgggcaggccACCGAAGGCGAGGAAGCTGCAGGCCTGGCACAGGCAGCGGGAGAGGTTGCGGCAGGAGGACGACCGGCGAGAGGCCGTGGACCACCCTCGGGACGTGGCGTGGGGACCGGCGGCCGTCGGACAGCCGCTCCCCAGCCTGGCCAGGATCCACCAGGAGCAGCCGCCGGCCTCCGAGCAGCCGGGAACGA tcTGCAACGTGGGCTCCACGCTGCTCTTCCCCAACGCCTCCACGGAGAACGTGGCCGTCTTCCGCACCGGGCTGCgagcggggctgcgggcgctgTCGCTGTGCGCCTGGGTGAGCACCCCAGCCCCGTACCTCGGCACCCTGCTGTCCTATGCCACCGAGGACGACGACAGCAAGCTGGTCGTGCACGGCCGGGACAGGGGCCTCCCCGGCTCCGTGCACTTCATCATCGGAGACGGAGAGTTTCGGGAGCTGCCGGTGGCGCCGCTGCTGGATGGCAAGTGGCACCACCTCTGCCTCATCTGGTCGTCTGATCAGGGCCAGTACCGCTTCTACGTGGACAGGAGGCTGCTGGCTGCCGGCTCCGGCTTCCGGCAGGGCTATGAGATTCCTGCCGGCGGCTCACTGGTGCTGGGCCAGGAGCAGGACGAGGTCGGCGGGGACTTCGACCCCTCAGAAGCCTTTGTGGGCCAGCTGGCCGGCTTGGCCCTCTGGAGCCGGGCTCTCATGCCTGGGGAGGTGGCCGGCATGGCAAccggccgggggctgccccccggccccctgCTCACGCTGGCCGATGCCTCCCTGCAGGGTTGGGTGCTCAGGGCCGAGTGCGCCTGTCTCGAGCGCTGCTTGTGA
- the CLCN7 gene encoding H(+)/Cl(-) exchange transporter 7 isoform X2, with the protein MANVAKKVSWSGRDRDDDEDDEDEGRAGEATPLLNGVGPGAGGARQETELPRQYPSEIPHNEKLLSLKYESLDYDNSENQLFLEEERRINHAAFRTVEIKRWVICAMIGILTGLVACFIDIVVENLAGLKYRVVKDNIDKFTEKGGLSFSLLLWATLNAGVVMVGSVIVAFIEPVAAGSGIPQIKCYLNGVKIPHVVRLKTLVIKVCGVILSVVGGLAVGKEGPMIHSGAVIAAGVSQGRSTSLKRDFKIFEYFRRDTEKRDFVSAGAAAGVSAAFGAPVGGVLFSLEEGASFWNQFLTWRIFFASMISTFTLNSVLSVYHGNAWDLSSPGLINFGRFDNEKMGYTIQEIPIFIFMGVVGGILGALFNALNYWLTMFRIRYIHRPCLQVIEAMLVAAVTAAVGFVMIYCSRDCQPIQGSTVAYPLQLFCADGEYNSMATAFFNTPEKSVVNLFHDPPGSYNPMTLGMFTLMYFFLACWTYGLTVSAGVFIPSLLIGAAWGRLFGISLSYLTKGSIWADPGKYALMGAAAQLGGIVRMTLSLTVIMMEATGNVTYGFPIMLVLMTAKIVGDYFVEGLYDMHIQLQSVPFLHWEAPVTSHSLTAREVMSTPVTCLRRIERVGTVVDILSDTSSNHNGFPVVESNPDATQAAGLRGLILRSQLIVLLKHKVFVERANLSLVQRRLKLKDFRDAYPRFPPIQSIHVSQDERECMIDLSEFMNPSPYTVPQEASLPRVFKLFRALGLRHLVVVDNRNEVVGMVTRKDLARYRLGKEGLEELSLAQT; encoded by the exons atGGCCAACGTCGCCAAGAAGGTGTCCTGGTCCGGCCGCGACCGCGACGACGACGAGGACGACGAGGACGAGGGGCGCGCGGGCGAGGCCACCCCGCTGCTCAACGGCGtcggccccggggcgggcggcgcccggcag GAGACAGAGCTTCCTCGGCAGTATCCCAGTGAGATCCCCCACAACGAGAAACTGCTGTCGCTCAAGTACGAG AGCCTGGACTATGACAACAGTGAAAACCAGCTGTtcctggaggaggaaaggaggataAACCATGCG GCGTTCCGGACAGTGGAGATCAAGCGCTGGGTCATCTGTGCCATGATTGGGATCCTCACCGGCCTTGTCGCCTGCTTCATTGACATTGTGGTGGAGAACCTGGCTGGGCTGAAGTACCGTGTGGTGAAGGACA ACATCGACAAGTTCACAGAGAAAGGGGGCTTGTCTTTCTCCTTGTTGCTCTGGGCGACCCTGAACGCCGGCGTGGTGATGGTGGGCTCCGTTATCGTTGCATTCATAGAG ccTGTAGCAGCCGGCAGCGGCATTCCCCAGATCAAGTGCTATCTGAATGGCGTGAAGATCCCTCACGTTGTCCGGCTGAAG ACCCTGGTGATCAAAGTCTGCGGAGTGATCCTCTCAGTGGTCGGAGGCCTGGCTGTTGGGAAG GAAGGACCCATGATTCACTCGGGGGCAGTGATTGCTGCTGGGGTCTCGCAAGGAAGATCCACATCCTTGAAGCGAGACTTCAAG aTCTTCGAGTACTTCCGCAGAGACACAGAAAAGAGGGACTTTGtctcagctggagctgctgctggtgtgtCAGCTGCATTCGGTGCTCCTGTGG GGGGGGTCCTCTTCAGCTTGGAGGAAGGGGCTTCCTTCTGGAACCAGTTCCTGACATGGAGAATT TTCTTTGCTTCTATGATCTCTACGTTCACTCTGAACTCTGTCCTGAGTGTTTACCATGGCAATGCTTGGGATCTCTCCAGCCCTGGGCTCATCAACTTTGGCAGGTTTGATAATGAG AAAATGGGATACACGATCCAGGAAATTCCAATCTTCATATTTATGGGAGTAGTTG GTGGGATCCTTGGGGCTCTGTTCAATGCCCTGAATTACTGGTTAACGATGTTTCGAATCAG GTACATCCACCGGCCCTGCCTCCAGGTGATTGAGGCCATGCTGGTCGCAGCGGTGACAGCGGCTGTCGGGTTCGTCATGATTTACTGCTCCAGAGACTGCCAGCCCATCCAGGGGAGCACAGTGGCTTATCCTCTGCAG CTCTTCTGTGCTGATGGAGAGTACAACTCCATGGCCACCGCCTTCTTCAACACGCCAGAGAAGAGCGTCGTCAACCTCTTCCACGACCCCCCAG gcTCCTACAACCCCATGACCCTGGGCATGTTCACACTGATGTATTTCTTCCTGGCGTGCTGGACGTACGGCCTCACGGTGTCTGCGGGCGTCTTCATCCCTTCGCTGCTGATCGGCGCTGCCTGGGGGAGGCTGTTCGGCATTTCCCTGTCCTACCTGACCAAGGGCTCA ATCTGGGCCGACCCCGGGAAGTACGCCTTGATGGGAGCCGCCGCGCAGCTGG GTGGGATAGTGCGGATGACGCTGAGTCTCACTGTCATCATGATGGAGGCAACGGGCAACGTCACCTACGGCTTCCCCATCATGCTGGTGCTGATGACGGCGAAGATTGTGGGAGACTACTTTGTGGAG GGCCTCTACGACATGCACATCCAGCTGCAGAGTGTGCCCTTCCTGCACTGGGAGGCCCCGGTGACGTCTCACTCCCTCACAGCCAG GGAGGTCATGAGCACGCCCGTCACCTGCCTGCGGAGGATCGAGCGAGTGGGCACGGTTGTGGACATCCTCAGTGACACCTCCTCCAACCACAACGGTTTCCCCGTGGTGGAGAGCAACCCTGACGCCACGCAG GCGGCAGGACTGCGGGGCTTGATCCTGCGCTCCCAGCTCATCGTTCTGCTGAAGCACAAG GTTTTTGTGGAAAGGGCCAACCTGAGCCTGGTGCAGCGGCGGCTGAAGCTGAAGGATTTCCGAGACGCCTACCCGCGGTTCCCCCCCATCCAGTCGATCCACGTCTCCCAGGACGAGCGCGAGTGCATGATTGACCTGAGCGAGTTCATGAACCCCTCGCCCTACACGGTGCCTCAG GAGGCTTCGCTGCCGAGGGTGTTCAAGCTGTTCCGGGCCCTGGGCCTGCGGCACTTGGTGGTCGTGGACAATCGCAATGAG GTGGTGGGCATGGTCACCCGCAAGGATCTTGCCAGGTACAGGCTGGGGAAGGAAGGACTGGAGGAGCTCTCGCTGGCACAGACGTGA
- the CLCN7 gene encoding H(+)/Cl(-) exchange transporter 7 isoform X1 gives MANVAKKVSWSGRDRDDDEDDEDEGRAGEATPLLNGVGPGAGGARQFAPSSFLRIGQLSNVDLNEDVRELETELPRQYPSEIPHNEKLLSLKYESLDYDNSENQLFLEEERRINHAAFRTVEIKRWVICAMIGILTGLVACFIDIVVENLAGLKYRVVKDNIDKFTEKGGLSFSLLLWATLNAGVVMVGSVIVAFIEPVAAGSGIPQIKCYLNGVKIPHVVRLKTLVIKVCGVILSVVGGLAVGKEGPMIHSGAVIAAGVSQGRSTSLKRDFKIFEYFRRDTEKRDFVSAGAAAGVSAAFGAPVGGVLFSLEEGASFWNQFLTWRIFFASMISTFTLNSVLSVYHGNAWDLSSPGLINFGRFDNEKMGYTIQEIPIFIFMGVVGGILGALFNALNYWLTMFRIRYIHRPCLQVIEAMLVAAVTAAVGFVMIYCSRDCQPIQGSTVAYPLQLFCADGEYNSMATAFFNTPEKSVVNLFHDPPGSYNPMTLGMFTLMYFFLACWTYGLTVSAGVFIPSLLIGAAWGRLFGISLSYLTKGSIWADPGKYALMGAAAQLGGIVRMTLSLTVIMMEATGNVTYGFPIMLVLMTAKIVGDYFVEGLYDMHIQLQSVPFLHWEAPVTSHSLTAREVMSTPVTCLRRIERVGTVVDILSDTSSNHNGFPVVESNPDATQAAGLRGLILRSQLIVLLKHKVFVERANLSLVQRRLKLKDFRDAYPRFPPIQSIHVSQDERECMIDLSEFMNPSPYTVPQEASLPRVFKLFRALGLRHLVVVDNRNEVVGMVTRKDLARYRLGKEGLEELSLAQT, from the exons atGGCCAACGTCGCCAAGAAGGTGTCCTGGTCCGGCCGCGACCGCGACGACGACGAGGACGACGAGGACGAGGGGCGCGCGGGCGAGGCCACCCCGCTGCTCAACGGCGtcggccccggggcgggcggcgcccggcag ttcgctccttcctccttcttgcGCATTGGGCAGCTGAGCAATGTGGATCTCAATGAGGACGTCCGTGAGCTG GAGACAGAGCTTCCTCGGCAGTATCCCAGTGAGATCCCCCACAACGAGAAACTGCTGTCGCTCAAGTACGAG AGCCTGGACTATGACAACAGTGAAAACCAGCTGTtcctggaggaggaaaggaggataAACCATGCG GCGTTCCGGACAGTGGAGATCAAGCGCTGGGTCATCTGTGCCATGATTGGGATCCTCACCGGCCTTGTCGCCTGCTTCATTGACATTGTGGTGGAGAACCTGGCTGGGCTGAAGTACCGTGTGGTGAAGGACA ACATCGACAAGTTCACAGAGAAAGGGGGCTTGTCTTTCTCCTTGTTGCTCTGGGCGACCCTGAACGCCGGCGTGGTGATGGTGGGCTCCGTTATCGTTGCATTCATAGAG ccTGTAGCAGCCGGCAGCGGCATTCCCCAGATCAAGTGCTATCTGAATGGCGTGAAGATCCCTCACGTTGTCCGGCTGAAG ACCCTGGTGATCAAAGTCTGCGGAGTGATCCTCTCAGTGGTCGGAGGCCTGGCTGTTGGGAAG GAAGGACCCATGATTCACTCGGGGGCAGTGATTGCTGCTGGGGTCTCGCAAGGAAGATCCACATCCTTGAAGCGAGACTTCAAG aTCTTCGAGTACTTCCGCAGAGACACAGAAAAGAGGGACTTTGtctcagctggagctgctgctggtgtgtCAGCTGCATTCGGTGCTCCTGTGG GGGGGGTCCTCTTCAGCTTGGAGGAAGGGGCTTCCTTCTGGAACCAGTTCCTGACATGGAGAATT TTCTTTGCTTCTATGATCTCTACGTTCACTCTGAACTCTGTCCTGAGTGTTTACCATGGCAATGCTTGGGATCTCTCCAGCCCTGGGCTCATCAACTTTGGCAGGTTTGATAATGAG AAAATGGGATACACGATCCAGGAAATTCCAATCTTCATATTTATGGGAGTAGTTG GTGGGATCCTTGGGGCTCTGTTCAATGCCCTGAATTACTGGTTAACGATGTTTCGAATCAG GTACATCCACCGGCCCTGCCTCCAGGTGATTGAGGCCATGCTGGTCGCAGCGGTGACAGCGGCTGTCGGGTTCGTCATGATTTACTGCTCCAGAGACTGCCAGCCCATCCAGGGGAGCACAGTGGCTTATCCTCTGCAG CTCTTCTGTGCTGATGGAGAGTACAACTCCATGGCCACCGCCTTCTTCAACACGCCAGAGAAGAGCGTCGTCAACCTCTTCCACGACCCCCCAG gcTCCTACAACCCCATGACCCTGGGCATGTTCACACTGATGTATTTCTTCCTGGCGTGCTGGACGTACGGCCTCACGGTGTCTGCGGGCGTCTTCATCCCTTCGCTGCTGATCGGCGCTGCCTGGGGGAGGCTGTTCGGCATTTCCCTGTCCTACCTGACCAAGGGCTCA ATCTGGGCCGACCCCGGGAAGTACGCCTTGATGGGAGCCGCCGCGCAGCTGG GTGGGATAGTGCGGATGACGCTGAGTCTCACTGTCATCATGATGGAGGCAACGGGCAACGTCACCTACGGCTTCCCCATCATGCTGGTGCTGATGACGGCGAAGATTGTGGGAGACTACTTTGTGGAG GGCCTCTACGACATGCACATCCAGCTGCAGAGTGTGCCCTTCCTGCACTGGGAGGCCCCGGTGACGTCTCACTCCCTCACAGCCAG GGAGGTCATGAGCACGCCCGTCACCTGCCTGCGGAGGATCGAGCGAGTGGGCACGGTTGTGGACATCCTCAGTGACACCTCCTCCAACCACAACGGTTTCCCCGTGGTGGAGAGCAACCCTGACGCCACGCAG GCGGCAGGACTGCGGGGCTTGATCCTGCGCTCCCAGCTCATCGTTCTGCTGAAGCACAAG GTTTTTGTGGAAAGGGCCAACCTGAGCCTGGTGCAGCGGCGGCTGAAGCTGAAGGATTTCCGAGACGCCTACCCGCGGTTCCCCCCCATCCAGTCGATCCACGTCTCCCAGGACGAGCGCGAGTGCATGATTGACCTGAGCGAGTTCATGAACCCCTCGCCCTACACGGTGCCTCAG GAGGCTTCGCTGCCGAGGGTGTTCAAGCTGTTCCGGGCCCTGGGCCTGCGGCACTTGGTGGTCGTGGACAATCGCAATGAG GTGGTGGGCATGGTCACCCGCAAGGATCTTGCCAGGTACAGGCTGGGGAAGGAAGGACTGGAGGAGCTCTCGCTGGCACAGACGTGA